TCTTCCACCCAACCCTTCAATTCGATCTGGTTTTGTAATCCACGTTCATCAATAGTCGCTTGTAATGATTCACGTAACGGCCCCTCTCCTAAAATGCATAACTTCCATTCGGGAAATTCAGCCGCCAGTAAAGTAAACGCATCGATTAATAAATCAAAACCCTTTTCATAAGAAAGCCGACCCATACCAAAAATCACATTCGACTCCGGCCGTGAGTTAAGCGATTGTTCTGTGACAATCGGAACTTGTGCTGAACGAGGAATGGGAACGGCATTCGGAATGACTTCGATTTGTAAGGGTCGCATCCAGGATTTGAAAAATTCAGCAACTCCTTGAGTTTGAACAATCAATTTGATCGCTCGTGGATAGGTTCGTTTTCGCAAAAAAGACCACAGTCGCCCGATCGGATGATGCCGCGGGTCAGAACGTTCTGAGATCAGAACAGGCCAGTTCGCTTTTCGCGCTGCCAGCAACGTCAAAACGTTCATGCGATCAGTAAGACTGATGACAACATCGGGTCGAGACTCCGTAACCATTTCCCGCAATCGTCTGACACGCAGCCTGTTATTAAACACTGCTTGAATCAGATGCTTCGAGTCCTGCATCACACCTA
The Gimesia aquarii DNA segment above includes these coding regions:
- a CDS encoding glycosyltransferase family 4 protein produces the protein MSRRLTITVPSLSFGGAEGVATMMANHWAHVGDSVTLITLDSAKTDTFTLSESVQRYALGVMQDSKHLIQAVFNNRLRVRRLREMVTESRPDVVISLTDRMNVLTLLAARKANWPVLISERSDPRHHPIGRLWSFLRKRTYPRAIKLIVQTQGVAEFFKSWMRPLQIEVIPNAVPIPRSAQVPIVTEQSLNSRPESNVIFGMGRLSYEKGFDLLIDAFTLLAAEFPEWKLCILGEGPLRESLQATIDERGLQNQIELKGWVEDPELILDQGKLFVLPSRYEGFPNALLQAMSRGLACISLDCDSGPAEIIRSGIDGLLIPPGNVTEMANTLKHLMSDKTLRKKFAVNALEVTQRFSVTQYFQHWDQLINQSIS